Proteins encoded in a region of the Mycolicibacterium neoaurum genome:
- a CDS encoding LCP family protein: MSDGDNATPGRPDGARGDNDWLTRSERPAPGAAPWERAVAPDTAVPQPNTQDTGNHTDGVTVADLIAKLADENPNSTGRSRRRATEESDEPADVAPESDAEITDPVAPIEATIFDADRADGLEPPTEVMYVPSAYAPEIPDLAAARPPVHAARPRHHAGRTARNAGRVAAALAAICALLVTGGAWQWQSMKNNSLNQVSALDPNSRDILDPNKQFGDENFLIVGTDSRLGANAEVGAGTTDDAAGARSDTIMLVNIPADRKRVVAVSFPRDLSITPMKCEPWDPETRAYGPITDPESPMYGMDEAYTETKLNSAYAVGGPRCLVKVIQKLSGLSVNRFMAIDFTGFSKMVDALGGVEVCSTTPLEDYELGTVLANPGRQIVDGHTALNYVRARQVTTEFNGDYGRIKRQQLFLSSLLRSMISKEVFFSLSKLNNVVNMFIEDSYVDNIKTKDLVDLGQSVQGVNAGRITFVTVPTTGYADAYGNEQPRVDDMAALFAAIIDDDPLPEEHNDDNSPVPPSPESHGGSTTPTTDANGAETVDAVATDPGAVTVRVSNSTGESGLAANAASVLQQHGFQVDTPDDYPGPLHSTTVFFSPGNEQAAATVASSFHNATIERTTGMGDVVRVVLGTDFTSVTPPSPSGSTVQVKMVRGTASESSSSETTTTELPEDLTVTNAADTTCE, translated from the coding sequence ATGAGTGACGGCGACAACGCCACTCCTGGCCGGCCCGACGGTGCCCGCGGTGACAACGACTGGCTTACCCGATCGGAGCGGCCGGCACCAGGCGCCGCGCCGTGGGAGCGGGCCGTTGCGCCCGACACGGCTGTACCGCAGCCGAACACTCAGGACACCGGTAACCACACCGATGGCGTCACCGTCGCCGACCTGATCGCCAAGCTGGCTGACGAGAATCCGAACAGCACCGGACGCTCGCGACGCCGTGCTACCGAGGAATCGGACGAGCCCGCCGACGTCGCACCGGAGAGCGACGCCGAGATCACCGACCCGGTGGCACCGATCGAGGCCACCATCTTCGATGCCGACCGTGCCGATGGGCTGGAACCACCCACAGAGGTGATGTACGTCCCGTCGGCGTACGCCCCGGAGATTCCCGACCTGGCCGCCGCCCGCCCGCCCGTGCACGCTGCGCGCCCCCGGCACCATGCCGGACGGACCGCGCGCAATGCCGGTCGGGTCGCCGCCGCGCTGGCCGCCATCTGCGCCCTGCTGGTGACCGGTGGTGCCTGGCAGTGGCAGTCGATGAAGAACAACAGCCTCAACCAGGTTTCCGCGCTGGATCCCAACTCCCGCGATATCCTCGACCCCAACAAGCAGTTCGGCGACGAGAATTTCCTCATCGTGGGCACCGACAGCCGGCTGGGCGCGAATGCCGAGGTCGGCGCGGGTACCACCGATGATGCCGCCGGCGCGCGGTCGGACACCATCATGCTGGTCAACATCCCCGCCGACCGTAAGCGTGTGGTCGCGGTCTCGTTCCCACGCGATCTGTCCATCACGCCGATGAAGTGCGAACCGTGGGACCCCGAGACCCGCGCCTACGGTCCGATCACCGACCCGGAATCCCCGATGTACGGGATGGACGAGGCCTACACCGAGACCAAGCTCAATTCCGCCTATGCCGTCGGCGGCCCCAGGTGCCTGGTGAAGGTGATCCAGAAGCTCTCGGGACTGTCGGTCAACCGGTTCATGGCCATCGATTTCACCGGGTTCTCGAAGATGGTCGACGCCCTCGGCGGCGTCGAGGTGTGCAGCACCACCCCGCTGGAGGACTACGAGCTGGGCACCGTGCTGGCCAACCCCGGCCGCCAGATCGTCGACGGTCACACCGCGCTGAACTATGTCCGGGCCCGCCAGGTCACCACTGAGTTCAACGGCGATTACGGCCGCATCAAGCGTCAGCAGCTTTTCCTGTCCTCGCTGCTGCGGTCGATGATCTCCAAAGAGGTGTTCTTCAGCCTGTCCAAGCTCAACAACGTGGTGAACATGTTTATCGAGGACAGCTACGTCGACAACATCAAGACCAAGGACCTGGTCGATCTCGGCCAATCGGTGCAGGGTGTCAATGCCGGGCGCATCACCTTCGTCACGGTGCCCACCACCGGTTATGCCGATGCCTACGGCAACGAGCAGCCCCGCGTCGACGATATGGCCGCGCTGTTCGCCGCAATCATCGATGATGACCCACTGCCCGAAGAGCACAACGACGACAACTCCCCGGTCCCGCCATCGCCCGAGAGCCACGGCGGCTCAACCACACCCACCACCGATGCCAACGGCGCAGAAACAGTCGACGCGGTGGCCACCGATCCCGGTGCCGTGACCGTGCGGGTGTCCAACTCGACCGGCGAGTCCGGCCTGGCCGCCAACGCCGCCTCCGTGCTGCAGCAGCACGGTTTCCAGGTCGACACCCCCGACGACTACCCCGGCCCGCTGCATTCCACGACCGTGTTCTTCTCCCCGGGCAACGAGCAGGCCGCGGCGACCGTCGCATCGTCGTTCCACAACGCGACCATCGAGCGGACCACCGGGATGGGCGATGTGGTGCGGGTGGTGCTCGGCACGGACTTCACCTCCGTCACCCCGCCGTCACCGAGCGGTTCCACCGTGCAGGTCAAGATGGTCCGCGGCACGGCGTCGGAGTCATCGTCGTCCGAGACCACCACCACCGAGCTACCGGAGGACCTCACCGTCACCAACGCGGCGGACACCACCTGCGAATAG
- the phoU gene encoding phosphate signaling complex protein PhoU produces the protein MRTAYQEQLSSLTVQLSEMCGLAGVAMERATQSLLQADLALAEQVISEQDRLGEIRVRAEEAAFMLLALQGPVAGDLRAIVSGIQIIADIDRMGALALHVAKIARRRHPQHALPEEVNGYFAEMGRVAVELAHSAREVLDTLDPEKARQIRDEDDAMDDLHRHLFSVLMDKDWKHGVTAAVDVTLLSRFYERFADHAVEISRRVIFTATGELPEDNLAEPQ, from the coding sequence ATGCGTACTGCGTACCAGGAACAACTGTCGTCCTTGACCGTTCAGCTCAGCGAGATGTGCGGGCTGGCCGGTGTGGCGATGGAGCGCGCAACCCAATCCCTGCTGCAGGCCGATCTGGCACTGGCCGAGCAGGTGATCTCCGAACAGGACCGGCTCGGTGAGATCCGGGTGCGGGCCGAAGAGGCGGCGTTCATGCTGCTCGCCCTGCAGGGACCGGTCGCCGGCGATCTGCGCGCCATTGTCAGCGGCATCCAGATCATCGCCGATATCGACCGGATGGGCGCGCTGGCACTGCACGTGGCAAAGATCGCACGGCGCCGCCACCCCCAGCATGCGCTACCCGAGGAGGTCAACGGGTACTTCGCCGAAATGGGGCGCGTGGCAGTCGAATTGGCCCACAGTGCACGCGAGGTCCTCGACACCCTCGATCCGGAGAAGGCTCGCCAGATCCGCGACGAGGACGATGCGATGGACGATCTGCACCGGCACCTGTTCTCGGTACTGATGGACAAGGACTGGAAGCACGGTGTCACCGCCGCGGTCGACGTCACGCTGTTGAGCCGTTTCTACGAGCGGTTTGCCGACCACGCGGTCGAGATCTCACGCCGGGTGATCTTCACCGCGACCGGCGAGCTGCCCGAGGACAATCTGGCCGAACCGCAGTAG
- a CDS encoding MarR family winged helix-turn-helix transcriptional regulator has product MKTKSRLIEDINQLVDAVGDKFEAGDDGDPERDFMVARCPPRLASVIRELPQLSVHLLAELADGPSSLVGLAARSGQLKGTVSKHVQRLVEAGLVHRGPVPGNRKETQLTLTDDGELVVAAHRRLHEEMDQGRREFLNRYTGAELQVVAKVLADLMAAGRDGVRIVADGP; this is encoded by the coding sequence GTGAAAACCAAGTCGCGGCTGATCGAGGACATCAACCAGCTCGTCGACGCGGTGGGCGACAAGTTCGAAGCCGGCGATGACGGCGATCCCGAGCGCGATTTCATGGTGGCCCGCTGCCCGCCGCGACTGGCGAGCGTGATCCGTGAGCTCCCTCAGCTCTCGGTGCACCTGCTCGCCGAGCTGGCCGATGGGCCGTCGAGTCTGGTGGGGCTGGCAGCTCGGTCCGGTCAGTTGAAGGGCACCGTCAGCAAGCACGTTCAGCGACTGGTCGAGGCCGGACTGGTGCACCGCGGGCCGGTCCCCGGCAACCGTAAGGAGACCCAGTTGACGCTCACCGATGACGGTGAGCTCGTCGTTGCCGCCCATCGCCGGCTGCACGAGGAGATGGACCAGGGCAGACGCGAATTCCTGAACCGCTACACCGGTGCCGAACTCCAGGTCGTGGCGAAGGTGCTGGCCGATCTGATGGCGGCAGGCCGCGACGGTGTGCGCATCGTCGCCGACGGCCCGTGA
- a CDS encoding zinc-binding alcohol dehydrogenase family protein — MKAAVIDQWGQPPRYSDFPEPQPGDGTLTATVEASALTNLTKGIGNGTHYASREMRLPMVPGVDGVARLDDGRRVYTGAVPPYGMLAERTLLNANDMVELPDGIDAVTAAAVPNPGISSWLALEHAAALRPGEHVLVLGATGVTGSLAAQLAASVFGAARVVVAGRDTTRLDWLRTVGADDVIDLRNDDVRAKVHALHTAQPFDVVLDYLWGDPAAQVLAALADGPTGSYHRTRFVQVGAMADPTMPLPAAVLRSTGIQLCGVGIGSVPPTVLAAARTEALPRLFDMVGNGSLHIRTAARPLAEIADAWTTTDPSGTRVVLTP, encoded by the coding sequence GTGAAAGCCGCCGTGATCGACCAATGGGGACAGCCGCCCCGCTATTCCGACTTCCCGGAGCCGCAGCCCGGTGACGGCACGCTGACCGCCACCGTCGAGGCCAGCGCGCTGACCAACCTGACCAAGGGCATCGGCAACGGAACCCATTACGCCAGTAGGGAAATGCGGCTGCCGATGGTACCGGGCGTTGACGGCGTCGCGCGGCTCGACGACGGCAGACGCGTCTATACCGGCGCCGTGCCACCCTACGGAATGCTGGCCGAACGCACCCTGCTCAACGCCAACGACATGGTGGAGTTGCCCGATGGGATCGACGCCGTCACCGCGGCGGCCGTCCCCAATCCGGGCATATCGTCCTGGCTGGCACTCGAACACGCCGCGGCGCTGCGCCCCGGTGAACACGTGCTGGTCCTCGGGGCCACCGGTGTCACCGGCTCGCTTGCCGCGCAGCTGGCGGCATCGGTCTTCGGCGCCGCGCGGGTGGTCGTCGCGGGCCGCGACACCACCCGGTTGGACTGGCTACGGACCGTGGGGGCCGACGACGTCATCGACCTGCGCAATGACGATGTGCGCGCCAAAGTCCACGCCCTGCACACCGCGCAGCCCTTCGACGTCGTGCTGGACTACCTGTGGGGCGACCCCGCGGCGCAGGTGCTCGCCGCCCTGGCCGACGGTCCGACCGGCAGCTATCACCGCACCCGGTTCGTTCAGGTCGGCGCGATGGCCGATCCGACCATGCCGCTGCCCGCCGCGGTGCTGCGCAGCACCGGTATCCAGCTCTGCGGGGTCGGCATCGGCAGCGTCCCACCTACGGTGCTGGCCGCGGCGCGCACCGAGGCACTGCCCCGGCTGTTCGACATGGTCGGCAACGGAAGTCTCCACATTCGCACGGCCGCACGGCCACTGGCCGAAATCGCCGACGCGTGGACCACGACCGACCCGTCGGGCACCAGGGTGGTGCTCACGCCATGA
- the pstB gene encoding phosphate ABC transporter ATP-binding protein PstB — protein sequence MAKRLDLKDVNIYYGAFHAVQNVSLSVEPRSVTAFIGPSGCGKSTVLRTLNRMHEVIPGAYVKGSVLLDGDDIYGSGVDPVGVRKTIGMVFQRPNPFPTMSIRDNVVAGLKLQGVRSKKTLDEVTERSLKGANLWNEVKDRLDKPGGGLSGGQQQRLCIARAIAVQPDVLLMDEPCSALDPISTLAIEDLISELKQDFTIVIVTHNMQQAARVSDQTAFFNLEATGKPGQLIEIDDTEKIFSNPTQKATEDYISGRFG from the coding sequence ATGGCCAAACGCCTGGATCTGAAGGACGTCAACATCTACTACGGCGCATTCCACGCCGTGCAGAACGTCTCGCTGTCGGTGGAACCGCGCAGCGTGACCGCATTCATCGGCCCGTCGGGCTGCGGTAAGTCGACCGTGCTGCGCACGCTCAACCGCATGCACGAGGTGATCCCGGGTGCCTACGTCAAGGGCTCGGTGCTGCTCGATGGTGACGACATCTACGGTTCGGGCGTCGACCCGGTCGGTGTGCGTAAGACCATCGGCATGGTGTTCCAGCGCCCGAACCCGTTCCCCACCATGTCGATTCGCGACAACGTGGTGGCCGGGTTGAAGCTGCAGGGTGTGCGCAGCAAGAAGACTCTCGACGAGGTCACCGAGCGCTCGCTCAAGGGCGCCAACCTGTGGAACGAGGTCAAGGACCGTCTCGACAAGCCGGGTGGCGGACTGTCCGGTGGCCAGCAGCAGCGGCTCTGCATCGCCCGCGCCATCGCCGTGCAGCCCGACGTGCTGCTGATGGACGAGCCCTGTTCGGCGCTGGACCCGATCTCGACGCTGGCGATCGAGGATCTGATCTCGGAGCTCAAGCAGGACTTCACCATCGTGATCGTCACGCACAACATGCAGCAGGCCGCCCGCGTCTCGGATCAGACGGCGTTCTTCAACCTCGAGGCCACCGGTAAGCCCGGTCAGCTCATCGAGATCGACGACACCGAGAAGATCTTCTCCAACCCCACCCAGAAGGCCACCGAGGACTACATCTCGGGTCGGTTCGGCTAG
- the pstA gene encoding phosphate ABC transporter permease PstA, whose product MTAALEKPVKAPTFQGVSGRRKVADKLATILVTASVVVAIVPLVWVLYTVVSKGIGVVTSSTWWLNSQSGMTAFAAGGGAYHAIVGSLLQALICAVISIPIGIFVAIYLVEYGGGTRLGKVTTFMVDILTGVPSIVAALFIYALWVATLGFQRSGFAVSLALVLLMIPVIVRSTEEMLRIVPMDLREASYALGVPKWKTISAIVVPTALSGIVTGVLLSLARVMGETAPLLILVGYAQAINFDMFSGFMGSLPGMMFDQTSAGAGANPVPTDRLWGAALTLVVLIAVLNVGARFIAKFFAPKKV is encoded by the coding sequence ATGACCGCAGCGCTTGAGAAGCCGGTCAAGGCCCCGACCTTCCAAGGGGTCAGCGGCCGCCGGAAGGTGGCCGACAAGCTGGCCACCATCCTGGTCACCGCCTCGGTCGTGGTGGCCATCGTCCCGCTGGTGTGGGTGCTCTACACGGTGGTGTCCAAGGGCATCGGGGTGGTCACCTCGAGCACCTGGTGGCTGAACTCCCAGTCCGGCATGACGGCCTTCGCCGCGGGTGGCGGTGCCTATCACGCCATCGTCGGCTCGCTGCTGCAGGCGTTGATCTGCGCGGTCATCTCCATCCCCATCGGCATCTTCGTCGCCATCTATCTGGTGGAGTACGGCGGCGGCACCCGGCTGGGCAAGGTCACCACCTTCATGGTCGACATCCTGACCGGGGTGCCCTCGATCGTGGCGGCGTTGTTCATCTATGCGTTGTGGGTGGCCACCCTGGGCTTCCAGCGTTCGGGCTTCGCGGTGTCGCTGGCCCTGGTGCTGCTGATGATCCCGGTGATCGTGCGCTCCACCGAGGAGATGCTGCGCATCGTGCCGATGGACCTGCGCGAGGCCAGCTACGCACTGGGTGTGCCGAAATGGAAGACCATCTCGGCCATCGTGGTGCCCACCGCACTGTCGGGCATCGTCACCGGTGTGCTGTTGTCGCTGGCGCGGGTGATGGGAGAGACCGCACCGCTGTTGATCCTGGTCGGGTACGCGCAGGCGATCAACTTCGACATGTTCAGCGGTTTCATGGGCTCGCTACCCGGCATGATGTTCGACCAGACCTCGGCAGGTGCCGGGGCCAACCCGGTCCCCACCGACCGGCTCTGGGGTGCCGCGCTCACCCTCGTCGTCCTGATCGCGGTGCTCAACGTGGGTGCGCGATTCATCGCCAAATTCTTTGCCCCGAAAAAGGTTTAG
- the pstC gene encoding phosphate ABC transporter permease subunit PstC — MTYKGIDKGSDGNSVTIPNPADSGSGEALAAPFPEPTPISTNPSGNAMVRPGDRIFSGLATGSGVLVIAIIAAIGFFLLWRAIPALQRNQQNFFLFGGNWVTTDTSAMSFGILDLLQVTVFVSVFALVLAMPIALGIAIYLTNYAHKRVKGPLAYMVDLLAAVPSIIYGVWGLYVLAPAIKPVAVWLNENLSWLFLFSTGNASVAGGGTIFTAGIVLAVMILPIITAVTREVFVQTPRGQIEAALALGATRWEVVRTTVLPFGMSGYISGAMLGLGRALGETIALLIILRGTQTAFGWSLFDGGFTFASKIASAASEFNDQYKAGAYIAAGLVLFILTFVVNSLARAAVSGKDRSAS, encoded by the coding sequence ATGACGTACAAAGGTATCGACAAGGGTTCAGACGGGAACTCAGTGACTATTCCGAATCCAGCCGACTCGGGGTCGGGTGAGGCCTTGGCCGCACCGTTCCCCGAGCCCACACCCATCTCGACGAATCCATCGGGGAACGCGATGGTTCGGCCCGGTGACCGCATCTTCAGCGGTCTTGCCACCGGTTCGGGTGTGCTCGTCATCGCGATCATCGCCGCCATCGGTTTCTTCCTGCTGTGGCGCGCCATCCCGGCGCTGCAGCGCAACCAGCAGAACTTCTTCCTGTTCGGCGGCAACTGGGTCACCACGGACACCTCGGCGATGAGCTTCGGCATCCTGGACCTGCTCCAGGTGACGGTGTTCGTCTCAGTGTTCGCGCTGGTGCTGGCGATGCCGATCGCGCTGGGCATCGCGATCTATCTGACCAACTACGCGCACAAGCGGGTCAAGGGCCCGCTGGCCTACATGGTGGATCTGCTGGCCGCCGTGCCCTCGATCATCTACGGCGTGTGGGGCCTGTATGTCCTGGCTCCGGCGATCAAGCCGGTTGCGGTGTGGCTCAACGAGAACTTGAGCTGGCTGTTCCTGTTCTCCACTGGCAATGCCTCGGTGGCCGGCGGCGGCACCATCTTCACCGCGGGCATCGTGCTCGCGGTGATGATCCTGCCGATCATCACCGCGGTCACCCGCGAGGTGTTCGTGCAGACCCCGCGCGGCCAGATCGAGGCCGCTCTGGCCCTCGGTGCCACCCGCTGGGAGGTCGTGCGCACCACGGTGCTGCCGTTCGGGATGTCCGGCTACATCTCCGGGGCGATGCTGGGGCTGGGTCGCGCGCTCGGTGAGACGATCGCGCTGCTGATCATCCTGCGCGGCACCCAGACCGCGTTCGGTTGGTCGCTGTTCGACGGCGGCTTCACCTTCGCCAGCAAGATCGCCTCGGCGGCATCGGAATTCAACGACCAGTACAAGGCGGGTGCCTACATCGCGGCCGGTTTGGTGCTGTTCATCCTCACGTTCGTGGTGAACTCGCTGGCGCGCGCCGCAGTCTCCGGAAAGGACAGGTCCGCATCATGA
- the pstS gene encoding phosphate ABC transporter substrate-binding protein PstS, with protein sequence MALSATAIAALTLTACGSDNNAGTSAGGSETGSASAADCGGKNSITAEGSTAQQNAIALFNQVWSQKCQGKNLSYNPTGSGAGREQFVAKNVDFAGSDSAIKEAQAQQAAERCGGNPAWNLPLVFGPIAMAYNVEGVDGLVLNGDLLAKIFQGQITKWNDPAIAALNEGKTLPDTAITPIFRSDSSGTTDNFQKYLEAASGGAWTKGDGSEFQGGAGEGAQKSAGVAQAVQATPGAIGYVEKGFADQAGLPYAKIDNGSGAVELTDESAGKAIDAAKFAAEGNDLTLDLASLYGTTEAGAYPLVLATYEIVCSNGYDAETAAAVKSFLTVAANDGQQGLSSAGYVPLPEKFKERLLTSIEAIGPAS encoded by the coding sequence ATGGCCTTGTCGGCGACCGCGATCGCCGCGCTCACGCTCACCGCGTGTGGCAGCGACAACAACGCAGGCACCTCCGCCGGCGGTTCCGAGACCGGTTCCGCCTCGGCCGCGGACTGCGGCGGCAAGAACTCGATCACCGCGGAGGGCTCGACCGCCCAGCAGAACGCCATCGCGCTGTTCAACCAGGTGTGGAGCCAGAAGTGCCAGGGCAAGAACCTGTCCTACAACCCGACCGGCTCGGGTGCTGGTCGTGAGCAGTTCGTCGCCAAGAATGTGGACTTCGCCGGATCCGATTCGGCCATCAAAGAGGCGCAGGCGCAGCAGGCCGCCGAGCGCTGCGGTGGCAACCCGGCCTGGAACCTGCCGCTGGTCTTCGGTCCGATCGCCATGGCCTACAACGTCGAGGGCGTCGACGGCCTGGTGCTCAACGGCGACCTGCTGGCCAAGATCTTCCAGGGTCAGATCACCAAGTGGAACGACCCGGCCATCGCCGCGTTGAACGAGGGCAAGACCCTGCCCGACACCGCCATCACCCCGATCTTCCGTTCCGACTCTTCGGGTACCACCGACAATTTCCAGAAGTATCTGGAGGCCGCCTCGGGCGGTGCCTGGACCAAGGGTGACGGCAGCGAGTTCCAGGGCGGCGCCGGTGAGGGCGCCCAGAAGTCGGCGGGCGTCGCGCAGGCCGTGCAGGCCACCCCGGGTGCCATCGGCTACGTCGAGAAGGGCTTCGCCGACCAGGCGGGTCTGCCCTACGCGAAGATCGACAACGGCAGCGGTGCGGTCGAGCTGACCGACGAGTCCGCGGGCAAGGCCATCGACGCCGCCAAGTTCGCCGCCGAGGGCAACGACCTGACCCTGGACCTGGCCTCGCTGTACGGAACCACCGAAGCCGGTGCCTACCCGCTGGTGCTGGCCACCTACGAGATCGTCTGCTCCAACGGTTATGACGCCGAGACCGCCGCGGCCGTCAAGTCCTTCCTCACGGTGGCCGCCAATGACGGCCAGCAGGGGTTGTCCTCCGCCGGCTACGTCCCGCTGCCGGAGAAGTTCAAGGAGCGTCTGCTGACTTCCATCGAGGCCATCGGACCCGCCTCCTAG
- the mshD gene encoding mycothiol synthase, with protein MIEWRSGLSVDDRSRITELIAAATASDGVAPVGDQVLRELGRDETRHLLAVDGDDVVGYLNLSASMAEAVVHPDFRRRGIGAQLIGTGLDAGSADTRIWAHGDLPAARATAATLGLQPVRELLQMRRPLADLPPLSPAHDVRTYAGPADDQELLRVNNAAFSWHPEQGGWTEADIAERRAESWFDPQGLFLAYEGARLLGFHWTKVHDPSLGEVYVVGVDPAAQGRGLGAELTLLGLHHLAGRLGAEADVTLYVEGDNTAAVKTYRRLGFEVFSADIAYARPAVN; from the coding sequence GTGATCGAATGGCGCAGCGGTCTGTCCGTCGACGACCGGTCCCGCATCACCGAGCTGATCGCTGCCGCCACGGCCAGTGACGGCGTGGCTCCGGTGGGGGACCAGGTGTTACGTGAACTCGGCCGCGATGAGACCCGGCACCTGCTGGCCGTCGATGGCGACGATGTGGTGGGCTACCTGAACCTGAGTGCGAGCATGGCCGAGGCGGTGGTGCATCCGGACTTCCGTCGTCGCGGTATCGGGGCACAACTGATCGGCACCGGTCTGGACGCAGGGAGTGCCGACACCCGCATCTGGGCGCACGGCGACCTCCCGGCCGCGCGCGCCACCGCCGCCACGCTGGGGCTGCAACCCGTGCGCGAACTGCTCCAGATGCGCCGCCCGCTGGCCGATCTGCCGCCGTTGTCGCCCGCGCATGACGTACGCACCTACGCCGGACCGGCCGACGATCAGGAGCTGCTGCGCGTCAACAACGCCGCATTCTCCTGGCATCCCGAACAGGGCGGCTGGACCGAGGCCGATATCGCCGAACGGCGCGCCGAATCCTGGTTCGATCCGCAGGGACTGTTCCTGGCCTACGAGGGCGCCCGGTTGCTGGGCTTCCACTGGACGAAGGTGCACGATCCGTCGTTGGGGGAGGTGTACGTCGTCGGTGTGGACCCGGCGGCCCAGGGGCGCGGTCTCGGAGCCGAACTGACTTTGCTGGGGTTACATCATCTGGCCGGTCGACTCGGTGCTGAGGCGGATGTCACGCTCTATGTCGAGGGCGACAACACCGCGGCGGTCAAAACCTATCGCCGCCTGGGGTTCGAGGTTTTCAGTGCCGATATCGCCTATGCCCGCCCAGCTGTGAACTAG
- a CDS encoding response regulator transcription factor — protein sequence MELLLLTVDPHPDTVLPSLSLLAHNVRTAPTEVSSLLEAGTADIAIVDARTDLAAARGLCRLLGTTGTSIPVVAVVNEGGLVAVNVEWGLDEILLPGTGPAEIDARLRLLIGRRGGVADQESVGKVTLGELVIDEGTYTARLRGRPLDLTYKEFELLKYLAQHAGRVFTRAQLLQEVWGYDFFGGTRTVDVHVRRLRAKLGPEYEALIGTVRNVGYKAVRPARGRAPAPATEDDLDEEFGGELEADLGESEFGSAAGSFGPLHGQ from the coding sequence GTGGAACTGTTACTGCTGACCGTGGATCCGCATCCCGACACCGTGTTGCCGTCACTGTCGCTGTTGGCCCATAACGTGCGCACCGCCCCCACCGAGGTGTCCTCGCTGCTGGAGGCCGGAACCGCCGATATCGCGATCGTCGATGCGCGCACCGACCTGGCGGCGGCCCGTGGGTTGTGCCGGCTGCTCGGGACCACCGGCACCTCGATCCCGGTCGTGGCCGTGGTCAACGAGGGCGGTCTGGTCGCGGTCAATGTCGAGTGGGGGCTGGATGAGATCCTGCTGCCCGGTACCGGCCCGGCCGAGATCGATGCCCGGTTGCGGCTGCTGATCGGCCGCCGCGGCGGCGTCGCCGACCAGGAGAGCGTGGGCAAGGTCACCCTCGGGGAGTTGGTCATCGACGAGGGCACCTACACGGCGCGGCTGCGGGGGCGGCCGCTGGATCTCACCTACAAGGAATTCGAGCTGCTGAAGTATCTGGCCCAGCATGCGGGTCGGGTGTTCACCCGTGCGCAGTTGCTCCAGGAGGTGTGGGGGTACGACTTCTTCGGTGGCACCCGCACCGTCGACGTCCACGTCCGGCGGCTGCGCGCCAAGCTCGGGCCCGAGTACGAGGCGCTGATCGGAACCGTGCGCAACGTCGGGTACAAGGCGGTCCGGCCGGCCCGCGGCCGCGCCCCGGCGCCGGCCACCGAGGACGATCTGGACGAGGAGTTCGGCGGCGAACTGGAAGCAGATCTCGGTGAGTCCGAATTCGGTTCGGCGGCAGGGTCGTTCGGACCCCTGCATGGCCAGTGA
- the lmeA gene encoding mannan chain length control protein LmeA — translation MRQNVAVRKMLIGAISTVVAVVVGAVGTDFGAAIYAEYRLARSVRIANHLDFDPWVSILGFPFATQARAHRYQELEIRAAGVEHPVTGKVSLEATLHDIDITDTGWLIGPDARLPVGKVESRVILDSTHIGRYIGMKDLLVEAPTRETEDGSPGVTESGISSGQDLVFTGTPDGFDKRVSVAVDLSLADPGDTTLVMTPTGVLTGPGTADEAVPEDQTADVLDAFAGRIPGQRLPFGLQPTTAGARGSDLIIEGIAEGLTIDLDGFRQS, via the coding sequence GTGCGACAGAATGTGGCGGTGCGCAAGATGCTGATCGGGGCCATCTCGACCGTCGTGGCGGTGGTTGTCGGGGCTGTCGGCACCGATTTCGGAGCCGCCATCTACGCCGAGTACCGCCTCGCCCGCAGCGTGCGCATCGCCAATCATCTGGACTTCGACCCATGGGTCAGCATCCTGGGCTTCCCGTTCGCCACCCAGGCTCGCGCGCACCGCTACCAGGAGCTGGAGATCCGGGCCGCCGGCGTCGAACACCCGGTCACTGGGAAGGTGTCGCTGGAGGCCACGTTGCACGATATCGACATCACCGACACCGGATGGCTGATCGGGCCCGACGCGCGCCTGCCCGTCGGCAAGGTCGAGAGCCGGGTCATCCTGGACTCCACCCATATCGGCCGGTACATCGGCATGAAGGACCTACTGGTGGAGGCGCCCACCCGCGAGACCGAGGACGGATCCCCCGGGGTGACCGAGTCCGGCATCTCCAGCGGCCAGGATCTGGTGTTCACCGGCACGCCCGATGGTTTCGACAAACGCGTCAGCGTCGCGGTGGACCTGTCGCTGGCCGATCCCGGCGACACCACCCTGGTGATGACGCCCACCGGGGTACTGACCGGCCCCGGCACCGCCGACGAGGCGGTACCCGAGGACCAGACAGCCGATGTGCTCGACGCGTTCGCCGGCCGCATCCCCGGCCAGCGTCTACCGTTCGGTCTGCAGCCCACCACCGCGGGGGCGCGCGGCTCCGATCTGATCATCGAGGGCATCGCCGAAGGACTAACCATCGACCTGGACGGGTTCAGACAGTCATGA